A DNA window from uncultured Methanoregula sp. contains the following coding sequences:
- a CDS encoding DEAD/DEAH box helicase, whose translation MNTRIQFSDFNLSREIGKAIEDMGFEEPSPIQALAIPLIQAGRDVTAQAQTGTGKTAAFGIPVIEKIDPTKRAVQAIVLCPTRELCIQIAEEFSNLLAHMPRILVLPVYGGQPIERQLRALQTGVHIVIGTPGRVMDHLDRRTLKLDDVTTVVLDEADQMLDMGFRDDIELIIRKTPQNRQTLLFSATLPQPILDISKRFQNKPEFVRVQYAELTVPQIAQSYMEVKDREKLDVLCRLIDLEDPQLAIVFCNTKRRAEELSGKVRARGYRADELHGDMKQSQRDRVMGGFRKGSIDILIATDVAARGIDVDDVDLVINFDVPQDVEYYVHRIGRTGRAGKSGKAITFVAPRDFTKLREIMHYAKVQIARVPIPSESDVAETRTRVMIDRVHEIIAAGGLEQYIRIIETETEGDLQTIEIAAALLKIQMESGTEPAAEKRQQEVDFADTGAEPGMVRFFLAVGRQHKVAPKDIVGAIAGETGIPGKAIGAIRILDAYSFVEVPKEHASDVYSIMKERTIRNQPTGIEPAAAGKRAY comes from the coding sequence ATGAATACAAGAATCCAGTTTTCCGATTTCAACCTATCGCGCGAGATCGGCAAAGCCATAGAAGATATGGGCTTCGAAGAGCCCTCGCCTATCCAGGCACTAGCAATCCCCCTCATCCAGGCAGGGCGCGATGTGACCGCCCAGGCCCAGACCGGCACCGGGAAGACTGCGGCGTTCGGTATCCCCGTCATCGAGAAGATCGATCCAACCAAGCGAGCAGTCCAGGCAATCGTACTCTGTCCAACCCGGGAACTCTGCATCCAGATCGCCGAGGAGTTCTCAAACCTCCTCGCGCATATGCCCAGAATCCTCGTGCTGCCGGTGTACGGCGGCCAGCCCATTGAGAGGCAGCTCCGGGCGCTCCAGACAGGAGTTCACATAGTCATCGGCACACCCGGACGGGTCATGGACCACCTGGACCGGCGCACCCTCAAGCTTGACGATGTCACCACCGTGGTGCTCGACGAAGCCGACCAGATGCTCGACATGGGATTCCGCGACGATATCGAACTGATCATTCGGAAAACGCCCCAGAACCGGCAGACCCTGCTCTTCTCGGCAACGCTCCCCCAGCCGATCCTCGATATCTCGAAACGGTTCCAGAACAAGCCCGAGTTCGTCCGCGTCCAGTACGCCGAACTCACCGTTCCGCAGATCGCCCAGTCCTACATGGAAGTCAAGGACCGGGAGAAACTCGACGTGCTCTGCCGGCTCATCGATCTCGAAGACCCGCAGCTTGCCATCGTCTTCTGCAACACCAAACGCAGGGCAGAGGAACTTTCGGGGAAAGTTCGGGCCAGGGGTTACCGTGCGGACGAGCTGCACGGGGACATGAAGCAGTCCCAGCGGGACCGGGTCATGGGCGGGTTCCGCAAGGGATCCATCGATATCCTGATCGCAACCGATGTCGCGGCCCGCGGGATCGATGTCGACGATGTCGACCTGGTCATCAACTTCGATGTCCCGCAGGACGTTGAGTATTATGTCCACCGCATCGGCAGGACCGGCCGGGCGGGCAAGAGCGGGAAAGCCATCACGTTTGTTGCACCCCGCGACTTCACCAAGCTCCGCGAGATCATGCACTATGCCAAGGTCCAGATTGCCCGCGTCCCGATACCCTCGGAGAGCGATGTGGCCGAGACCCGCACCCGGGTCATGATCGACCGGGTGCACGAGATCATTGCGGCAGGCGGTCTCGAGCAGTATATCCGGATCATCGAGACGGAGACGGAAGGCGACCTTCAGACAATCGAGATCGCTGCAGCCCTTCTGAAGATACAGATGGAATCCGGCACCGAACCGGCAGCCGAGAAGCGGCAGCAGGAAGTGGACTTTGCCGATACCGGTGCAGAGCCGGGCATGGTCCGGTTCTTCCTTGCCGTGGGCAGGCAGCACAAGGTTGCCCCAAAGGACATTGTCGGGGCAATAGCGGGCGAGACCGGGATCCCCGGAAAAGCGATTGGAGCTATCCGGATCCTTGATGCATACTCGTTTGTCGAGGTGCCAAAGGAGCACGCAAGCGATGTCTACTCCATCATGAAAGAGCGGACCATCAGAAACCAGCCAACCGGGATCGAACCGGCAGCGGCGGGCAAGCGGGCCTATTAA
- a CDS encoding DUF308 domain-containing protein: protein MDDHHHLRWKSMIMLGLLCAIVGVILLFFPGQATLFFLQIAGMVVILLSAIFLVEGLFIDTEGISKWVVLCLGIAGVIVGIFTIAAALIVVVAAGLLLGIFLILFGIGETILGLTMSIAEPMVRFVLAVLGILAIVVGVFLLLHPAATIEVIAILVGLYLFVYGLMQVSHGLNERQKEKETVVKHL, encoded by the coding sequence ATGGACGATCATCATCATCTCCGCTGGAAATCCATGATAATGCTGGGCCTGCTCTGTGCCATTGTGGGAGTCATCCTCTTGTTCTTCCCTGGTCAGGCAACCCTGTTCTTCTTACAGATTGCAGGTATGGTTGTCATCCTGCTCTCCGCCATCTTCCTTGTCGAGGGGCTCTTCATCGATACCGAAGGGATATCGAAATGGGTTGTCCTCTGTCTCGGGATCGCCGGGGTTATCGTTGGTATCTTCACGATTGCCGCTGCCCTCATCGTTGTTGTTGCAGCAGGTCTCCTGCTTGGGATCTTCCTCATCCTCTTCGGGATCGGGGAGACTATTCTCGGCCTCACCATGAGCATTGCCGAACCCATGGTACGGTTCGTGCTTGCAGTCCTTGGGATCCTTGCAATCGTTGTCGGGGTATTCCTGCTCCTTCACCCGGCAGCAACCATCGAGGTCATTGCAATTCTTGTCGGCCTGTACCTCTTTGTCTATGGCCTGATGCAGGTCTCCCACGGGCTCAACGAGCGCCAGAAAGAGAAAGAGACCGTTGTCAAGCACCTCTGA
- a CDS encoding PGF-pre-PGF domain-containing protein: MLIHQPIRLIYAALLIGLLLVPLAAATDQSGVMHPNASELADDAADYSAATVFDAVSEPGSSDPVYVVNDFPKKSYREWNQGECGNCWVWTGTALLSQSYYNYSGIATPLSIQFFNSNYENGNIGKNHPGEWACTGGNVEEFARAYNAGLDQTYAGLPFVVPWDNYNASYKDRSNDGNENTNTVLPKELMTITPNIGFGRISPERVLSKTPTNQTEAIRNMTAALLDGKVMYYSHKWPDDKNYTVWKDLWENQPDGLYDPDSLSGSLYNTSSGEGSSHAMVLIGYNKTDSDDSKWYWIVQNSWGDSTTGRSNGQFRLKMKINYDARFTDNDPVMQFWVYNVTWKTDPTVTSVTPSSRENTGFLDFNLAGTGFRSGAVVNLTRSGASDITASEVTIVSPAKITGIFDLTTAVVGKYNVVVTNTDNRSGTLVSGFTVVSESPSPADSSDEDSSESASLTSPGGAAGQAMMFDLRSQLSETDPAEVVSVDVIPAETLGQTELMVVDGARVDTAGLEGRTVNQVMSLTLAGVNPSKIDHADISFTVSRSWLEAHNLKPENIVLMRNTGGVWAELPTVINRQTANAFYFTARTPGFSYFAVTTRKNISEGNVTTGATLPAIGATITTATIVPTTTLPSSPRGTISAPLATTPSIANNTMAAPAMGAGSGIPFLPAIAGIAAIIVVVIGGIFLRQWWIRRQNPALFRKYD; this comes from the coding sequence ATGCTGATTCATCAACCGATACGATTGATCTATGCCGCACTCCTGATTGGTCTTCTTCTCGTCCCGCTCGCAGCGGCAACCGATCAGAGCGGGGTTATGCATCCGAATGCTTCAGAACTGGCGGATGATGCAGCAGACTACAGTGCTGCCACGGTTTTCGATGCGGTGAGCGAACCGGGGAGTTCGGATCCGGTTTACGTTGTCAATGACTTCCCCAAGAAATCCTACCGTGAATGGAACCAGGGAGAGTGCGGCAACTGCTGGGTCTGGACCGGCACAGCCCTTCTCTCCCAGTCGTATTACAATTATTCAGGGATCGCAACACCACTCTCGATACAGTTCTTCAACTCGAATTATGAGAACGGGAATATCGGCAAGAACCACCCCGGTGAGTGGGCATGTACCGGGGGAAATGTGGAGGAGTTTGCCCGGGCCTACAATGCGGGACTCGACCAGACGTATGCCGGTCTCCCGTTCGTTGTTCCCTGGGATAATTACAATGCCTCATACAAGGACAGGTCGAATGACGGCAATGAGAACACCAATACGGTGTTACCGAAAGAACTGATGACGATAACCCCGAACATCGGGTTTGGCAGGATCAGTCCTGAACGGGTTCTCTCCAAAACGCCAACGAACCAGACCGAGGCAATACGGAATATGACCGCAGCCCTTCTCGATGGTAAAGTCATGTATTATTCCCACAAATGGCCGGACGACAAAAATTACACGGTCTGGAAAGACCTCTGGGAGAATCAACCGGATGGATTGTATGACCCGGATTCCCTGAGCGGTTCCCTGTACAATACCTCATCAGGAGAGGGCAGCAGCCATGCCATGGTGCTTATCGGGTACAACAAGACCGACTCCGATGACTCAAAATGGTACTGGATCGTGCAGAACAGCTGGGGTGATTCCACAACCGGAAGATCAAATGGCCAGTTCAGGCTCAAGATGAAGATAAATTACGATGCACGGTTCACCGACAATGATCCGGTCATGCAGTTCTGGGTGTACAATGTCACGTGGAAGACCGATCCTACCGTGACGTCAGTCACCCCGTCCTCAAGAGAAAACACCGGGTTTCTTGACTTCAACCTTGCCGGAACCGGGTTCCGGTCCGGGGCGGTCGTGAACCTTACGAGATCGGGAGCATCCGACATTACCGCATCCGAAGTCACGATAGTGTCGCCGGCAAAAATCACCGGAATATTTGATCTCACGACTGCAGTAGTGGGGAAGTATAATGTCGTCGTGACCAATACCGACAACCGTTCCGGAACGCTGGTGAGCGGATTTACCGTAGTTAGTGAATCCCCATCCCCCGCGGATTCGAGCGATGAGGATTCGAGCGAATCCGCTTCGCTGACCTCGCCCGGAGGAGCGGCGGGACAGGCCATGATGTTCGATCTCAGGAGCCAGCTCTCGGAGACCGACCCGGCCGAGGTTGTTTCCGTTGATGTTATACCGGCCGAGACCCTGGGCCAGACCGAACTTATGGTGGTGGACGGGGCCAGGGTCGACACTGCCGGGCTCGAAGGTCGTACCGTCAACCAGGTGATGTCCCTGACCCTGGCCGGCGTCAACCCGTCAAAGATCGATCATGCGGACATCAGCTTCACCGTCTCCCGCTCCTGGCTCGAAGCGCATAACCTGAAGCCGGAGAACATCGTCCTGATGCGGAACACCGGGGGCGTATGGGCAGAACTTCCGACAGTGATCAACCGCCAGACAGCAAATGCGTTTTATTTCACGGCAAGAACACCGGGATTCTCGTACTTCGCAGTAACCACCAGGAAGAATATATCCGAAGGGAATGTAACTACGGGAGCGACTCTCCCGGCAATCGGAGCCACCATTACGACGGCCACCATCGTTCCCACAACCACGCTCCCGTCATCGCCCCGTGGTACCATATCGGCACCGCTCGCGACAACTCCATCAATAGCAAACAATACAATGGCTGCTCCCGCCATGGGTGCGGGATCGGGGATCCCGTTCCTGCCGGCTATTGCAGGAATCGCTGCAATCATTGTCGTGGTTATCGGGGGGATATTCCTGCGGCAGTGGTGGATCAGGAGGCAGAACCCGGCGCTCTTCCGGAAGTACGACTGA
- a CDS encoding MFS transporter, which yields MEQTNLPEGKAGERGDKGVHYKWIALSNTTIAMFMAAVNGSIILISLPAIFNGININPLTSFQYLLWMLMGYGVVTATLLLSFGRLSDIYGRVRLYNIGFLIFTIGSILLFLTPDSGDAGAIELIIFRLLQAVGAAFIFSNSAAILTDAFPPDERGKALGLNQVAALSGSFIGLLIGGILAVYNWRYVFLISVPFGVIGTIWAFYRLKEPKYERNTHSLDIWGNISFIGGLTIFLIGITYALMPYGNDPMGWGDPWVIASLVIGLMLLCAFPFIEKRVKDPMFQMDLFKIRSFTYGNAANFLSALARGGVMIILILLLQGIWLPLHGYSYESTPFWAGVFMLPMTIGFVITGPISGLFSDKYGAKWISTIGMILVGISFLILAVLPYNFDYLPFSVALLIMGMGNGMFASPNAAAIMNSVPPSERGVTSGMMSTLMNSGMVVSMGMFFTIIVVGLTREFPLALASSLQEIGASSLLPAMSAIPPTGALFAAFLGYNPAQMILSGLSPAVAASIAPATVATLTGVTWFPTTLAHAFMPSLALTFYAGAFISFVAAVLCAMRGDKYVHETDAKAGK from the coding sequence GTGGAACAGACAAACCTTCCAGAAGGTAAGGCAGGGGAACGTGGGGATAAAGGCGTTCACTACAAGTGGATAGCCTTATCGAATACAACGATCGCCATGTTCATGGCGGCCGTGAACGGGAGCATCATCTTAATCTCCCTGCCGGCGATCTTCAATGGCATCAACATCAATCCTCTCACCTCGTTCCAGTACCTTCTCTGGATGCTGATGGGGTACGGGGTAGTGACGGCAACCCTCCTGCTCAGTTTTGGCCGTCTCTCCGATATTTACGGGAGAGTGCGGCTGTACAATATCGGATTTCTCATCTTCACGATAGGTTCGATCCTCCTCTTCCTCACCCCGGATTCCGGGGACGCGGGAGCCATAGAGCTCATCATCTTCCGCCTGCTCCAGGCAGTCGGCGCTGCGTTCATCTTCTCCAACAGCGCCGCGATCCTGACCGACGCATTCCCTCCGGACGAGCGGGGCAAGGCGCTGGGCCTCAACCAGGTAGCGGCACTCTCCGGCAGCTTCATCGGCCTTCTTATCGGGGGCATCCTTGCGGTATACAACTGGCGGTACGTTTTTCTTATCAGCGTACCCTTTGGCGTGATCGGCACAATCTGGGCGTTCTACCGGCTCAAGGAGCCGAAGTACGAACGGAACACCCATTCCCTTGACATCTGGGGGAACATCTCGTTTATCGGCGGCCTGACCATCTTCCTCATCGGGATAACCTACGCCCTGATGCCCTATGGGAACGACCCGATGGGCTGGGGCGATCCGTGGGTCATTGCATCGCTCGTCATCGGGCTCATGCTCCTGTGTGCATTCCCGTTCATAGAGAAGCGGGTCAAAGACCCGATGTTCCAGATGGACCTCTTCAAGATCAGGAGCTTCACGTACGGGAACGCTGCAAACTTCCTCTCTGCCCTTGCACGCGGAGGGGTGATGATCATCCTCATCCTGCTCCTGCAGGGCATCTGGCTCCCGCTTCACGGGTACAGTTACGAATCAACGCCATTCTGGGCGGGGGTCTTCATGCTCCCCATGACTATCGGGTTTGTGATCACGGGGCCGATCTCCGGGCTGTTCTCGGACAAGTACGGCGCCAAGTGGATCAGTACCATCGGGATGATTCTTGTCGGGATCTCGTTCCTGATCCTCGCGGTGCTGCCGTATAACTTCGATTACCTGCCGTTCTCTGTTGCACTCCTGATCATGGGGATGGGCAACGGGATGTTCGCCTCGCCGAACGCTGCCGCGATCATGAACTCGGTCCCGCCATCCGAGCGGGGCGTGACATCCGGCATGATGTCGACCCTGATGAACTCAGGGATGGTCGTGAGCATGGGCATGTTCTTCACGATAATTGTAGTCGGCCTCACCAGGGAGTTCCCCCTTGCTCTTGCATCATCCCTGCAGGAGATCGGCGCTTCCTCGCTCCTCCCGGCCATGAGTGCGATACCCCCCACCGGGGCACTCTTTGCCGCATTCCTTGGCTACAACCCGGCCCAGATGATCCTCTCCGGCCTCTCGCCGGCCGTAGCGGCATCGATCGCACCGGCAACGGTTGCTACTCTCACCGGGGTCACATGGTTCCCGACAACGCTCGCCCATGCGTTCATGCCATCCCTTGCCCTGACGTTCTATGCAGGAGCGTTCATCTCGTTCGTGGCGGCAGTGCTCTGTGCCATGAGGGGAGACAAATATGTTCACGAGACGGATGCAAAGGCCGGGAAGTAG
- a CDS encoding universal stress protein — MTEKLFENILIATDGSDRNTTAVQEAIRIAAGSGATLHAIYVTDTGAFESAPADLVVGETYSLIQEEAQGAVGKVRSLAGTVMVKTVVLEGKPATEIVRYASENNIDLIVIGTQGKKGIERLLLGSVAETVIRRADCKVLVVK; from the coding sequence ATGACTGAAAAACTGTTTGAGAATATTCTAATAGCAACGGACGGATCGGATCGGAACACCACGGCGGTTCAGGAAGCAATCAGGATCGCTGCAGGAAGCGGAGCAACCCTTCATGCGATCTATGTTACCGATACCGGCGCATTCGAATCTGCTCCCGCAGACCTGGTTGTCGGAGAGACATACAGCCTGATCCAGGAAGAGGCACAAGGTGCGGTCGGAAAAGTCCGGTCCCTTGCCGGCACGGTAATGGTGAAAACGGTTGTTCTCGAAGGCAAGCCAGCAACGGAGATCGTTCGTTACGCATCAGAGAACAACATCGACCTGATCGTTATCGGCACACAGGGAAAGAAAGGGATAGAACGGCTCCTCCTTGGCAGCGTTGCCGAGACTGTTATTCGCAGGGCCGACTGCAAAGTCCTGGTAGTCAAGTAA
- a CDS encoding YkgJ family cysteine cluster protein: MQERNSLYAYPVERLAGIIREIGFSCTHCAKCCTRSFNGHVFLLDRDVATVREIEPDALEPAPDPEFCDQNGTFYVSGYALKVKDDDAGSCWFLENGRCRIYDRRFAICRVYPYMLHREPDEYGTVDWRQFSGLDLHGEYHDKISEEESILLARETKEYENAFFSQEIRFLEGIEDYFGRHKLRHVQKVYDDQMRAFKKGKNLRVMVFCADSFEENWICLK, from the coding sequence GTGCAGGAAAGAAACAGCCTGTATGCCTACCCGGTCGAACGCCTAGCCGGGATCATACGGGAGATCGGATTCTCCTGCACCCACTGCGCGAAATGCTGCACGCGGTCCTTCAACGGCCATGTATTCCTTCTCGATCGGGATGTTGCAACAGTACGGGAGATCGAACCGGATGCACTCGAACCCGCCCCGGATCCGGAATTCTGCGACCAGAACGGAACGTTCTATGTCTCGGGTTATGCCCTGAAAGTCAAAGATGATGACGCGGGTTCCTGCTGGTTTCTTGAAAATGGCAGGTGCAGGATTTATGATCGCCGCTTTGCCATCTGCCGGGTCTATCCCTACATGCTTCACCGGGAGCCGGATGAATACGGAACGGTTGACTGGCGACAGTTCTCGGGACTCGATCTCCACGGGGAATACCATGACAAGATCTCCGAGGAGGAATCCATTCTCCTGGCCCGGGAGACCAAGGAGTACGAGAACGCATTCTTCTCCCAGGAGATCCGGTTCCTGGAGGGTATCGAGGATTATTTTGGCCGGCACAAGCTCCGGCATGTCCAGAAAGTGTATGACGACCAGATGCGGGCCTTTAAGAAAGGAAAAAACCTTCGGGTCATGGTCTTCTGTGCCGATTCCTTTGAAGAGAACTGGATTTGTCTGAAATAA
- a CDS encoding DUF504 domain-containing protein: MLTSHELLLKYWHDDRYTFSEIIICYVDRGALGDRSCAYGRDVQALESYYFQIATGRDTKYIPYHRIRKITYAGATMWDHGTLKEKKELPDS; the protein is encoded by the coding sequence ATGCTCACCAGCCACGAACTCCTCCTGAAGTACTGGCATGACGACCGCTATACTTTCTCGGAGATCATCATCTGTTATGTTGACCGGGGGGCGCTTGGCGATCGCTCCTGTGCGTATGGCAGGGATGTCCAGGCACTGGAATCCTATTATTTCCAGATTGCAACCGGCAGGGATACCAAGTACATCCCCTATCACCGGATCCGGAAGATCACCTATGCAGGTGCAACAATGTGGGATCACGGTACGCTGAAGGAAAAAAAAGAATTACCGGACTCGTAA
- a CDS encoding metal-dependent hydrolase: MFAIAHAFCGLLVGLAFLGITNDRKVVPLCILGALLPDLIDKPLALLVPALSCGRTLGHTLLFVLILSVIALIAFRYWHSILGIAFACSVFSHQICDSLWQQADIWFFPLRGPFPLMAVPDYTGYYLWLEITSPSEWLFLAASLVIAAGLLGRIPLRSLGLPIMAFILGLMGIFLITAGISGQGISFFAPSYTATPDVLAGLLALLGVTALILLYTGRIRNARTFFSKSRITRVSFFRRTAHPVHRERICMHRICHAANRLFSGTDRDRPEGGE, encoded by the coding sequence ATGTTTGCAATTGCCCATGCTTTCTGCGGGCTCCTGGTGGGTCTGGCATTTCTGGGCATTACCAATGACCGAAAGGTTGTACCACTCTGCATCCTGGGAGCGCTGCTTCCTGATCTCATCGATAAGCCGCTTGCCTTGCTCGTGCCCGCCCTGAGCTGCGGGAGGACGCTTGGCCATACCCTGCTATTCGTTCTCATATTATCGGTGATTGCCCTTATCGCGTTCAGGTACTGGCATAGCATCCTCGGGATTGCATTTGCTTGCAGCGTCTTCTCCCACCAGATCTGCGATTCCCTTTGGCAGCAGGCCGATATCTGGTTCTTTCCGCTTCGCGGGCCGTTTCCCCTCATGGCGGTACCGGATTATACCGGGTACTATCTCTGGCTGGAGATCACCTCGCCATCCGAATGGCTGTTTCTGGCAGCAAGCCTCGTTATTGCAGCGGGATTGCTTGGCAGAATTCCCCTGCGGTCGCTGGGACTCCCGATCATGGCGTTTATCCTCGGGCTTATGGGGATATTCCTCATCACCGCGGGGATCTCCGGCCAGGGGATCTCGTTCTTTGCCCCGTCGTACACTGCAACACCGGATGTCCTGGCAGGTCTTCTGGCCCTCCTGGGAGTTACGGCACTTATCCTGCTGTATACAGGCAGGATCAGGAACGCCCGAACATTTTTTTCAAAATCGAGAATAACGAGGGTTTCTTTCTTTCGCAGAACGGCACACCCCGTACACCGTGAGCGGATCTGCATGCATCGCATTTGCCATGCCGCGAACAGGTTGTTTTCGGGCACGGACAGGGACCGGCCGGAGGGAGGGGAGTAA
- a CDS encoding tellurite resistance TerB family protein: MGFFDKLAGKPATLNPKSALVLSAITVIAADGVIDEAEINDLGKIVRGDRKSIDTAMAVLKANKFPGVIDMVAATLDEKQKIATLAILCDLAMADGVLAGEEKQVLQMYMDKFGVSEATLKPIIEAIAIKNDFSIFS, translated from the coding sequence ATGGGATTTTTTGACAAATTAGCCGGAAAACCAGCAACGCTCAATCCGAAATCAGCACTCGTTCTGTCCGCTATCACGGTCATTGCCGCAGATGGCGTGATCGATGAGGCGGAGATTAACGATCTTGGGAAGATTGTCCGTGGTGACCGCAAGTCCATTGACACTGCAATGGCGGTCCTCAAGGCCAACAAGTTCCCCGGTGTCATTGACATGGTTGCAGCAACGCTTGATGAGAAGCAGAAGATCGCAACCCTTGCAATCCTCTGCGATCTTGCCATGGCCGACGGTGTCCTTGCCGGCGAAGAGAAGCAGGTCCTCCAGATGTACATGGACAAGTTCGGCGTTTCCGAGGCAACCCTCAAGCCGATCATCGAGGCTATCGCTATCAAGAACGATTTCTCTATCTTCTCATAA
- a CDS encoding CxxC-x17-CxxC domain-containing protein, producing MFGSNNFGGSRGPRDFGGPREMTKCTCSDCGKECEVPFKPTEGRPVYCRDCLPKHRKPRF from the coding sequence ATGTTCGGATCGAATAATTTTGGTGGCAGCAGAGGTCCCAGAGACTTCGGCGGCCCGCGTGAAATGACAAAATGCACCTGTTCAGACTGCGGAAAGGAATGTGAAGTTCCCTTCAAGCCAACCGAAGGCCGCCCGGTATACTGCCGTGACTGCCTCCCGAAGCACCGGAAACCCCGGTTCTAA